Genomic DNA from Solanum dulcamara chromosome 4, daSolDulc1.2, whole genome shotgun sequence:
ACTAAGAAACATAAGTGAACCGCAAGGGTAGAACATACTTAACACCATGCTTTTGATTCCTCGAGAAGTTACTATTGTACGAATTTTGCTGGTTGCCTTTTGATGGGTTAATCCCAGTAACACATCCAGGATTTGCCTGCAAAATAGATAATAGAACTCAGATGATCCAGAAGAACCATCAAATGTGAATAGCCCAAATTGCCCTCAATTCTCTCAGAGCGAAAACGCATAGATCAAGAAGACTTGTACGCTAtctatttgtttatttattcgttcaattgtttttaaatatttaattttcatatCACTGTGATCCTAGATGCATTGAGACTTACCAATGACTTGTTAAGTTGCAGAAATCAAATCCGATGTTGTAACTTTTGCGCAAGTAAACATATAAAGTCTTCTGATTTGATTTAATATTTTCAGAAGAAGTATGTGttcaagtattctttaaatctAAATCATACCCCAAAACTGATATTAAAACAACAAGCAGAACCATCTGTTAGCAACTTTTCTGTCTAACACAAGGATCATGCTATCGACACAAATCAAAAAATGGAAGTGTTCCTCTATAAAGCAACTTGTATACTCCAATCTACATTAAGAAACAAACAATTATATTTCTGTGGGAGGTGTCAAATGAGACTTCCCAATTACCAAGGTACAAGAAATAATTTGTCATAGAAAAATGAAATAAGCGAAAGATAGGCAGATAGCATCCATTACCAAGTATAGAGTTACAAGACGCTTTTCTTAGTCCTTCACTTTACATCTTTCCCTAGTAAGTTACTAATTAAAAAGGCTTTTCACAATCCATTTATGCTTCATCATGTAAAGTGAAAGGCAGTGCTCAAATTGTGGGATTTTCCAGTAAGCTCTTGAATAAGCAGTTCCATTTCTTTAATCTAACTAGGTAATGCACGCTTTGGATGATAGATTAAGACAGTCTAATAGAAGATAACCAAAGAAACTATTTAGTTAAAACACTGAAACCGTTTCGAACACACAACGCAAAGTACAGCACAACGGACATGCAGGAACGAGTGAATTCACCTGTGTATTAGTAGAAGCAAGAGCATTGAAGTTCTGAGTTTGTGGCTTCTGAACAAAGCCAAACGGATTCATCAGAGGTAACTGGCCTAGCAATTGCTGATTCACATTAGGCATTTGCTGGACAGCTCCATTGGCATTTAAAAGACCCAAATGCGCATTCATAGAAAAGTTGGAAATTTGAGGCCCCATACCCTGACACACCTAGTATGAACAATACACAGAGACAGGCTTTAGCAAAAGTTTCTGGCTAAAACAAGCATCATTACAAGAGCACAAACAGGAATAGTTTTCCTCTAAAATGCAGCTTAGCTCCAATTCACTTGAACAAACAATAATTATGTTCTGTAGGAAGTGTTAGATGAAAATTACCAATGACCTAGCCATAAGAAATAATGTCGTCACACAATAAGCTACAACTTAGACAACACCCTTAACTAGTAGTAAGATGACATTTTTCTCAGTTCTCCATTTTACATCTTTCCCCATCATGCTACTCACTCAGGAGGCTCATCACTATCTATCTATGCTTCATCATCTTGATTCTTAAGCGAAATTCAGGGTGCAATTTATGGGATTTTCCGGTAGTGCATACTGACATCAATAGAACAAGACAGTCTAAGAGAAGATTACAAAGAACTACTTAGTGAAAATAAATCACCTCAAACACATTACGGAATTTAAGTACAGCAACACAGAATGCAGGATCTAAATGAATTCACCTGTGTATTAGCAGAAGCAGGAGCATTAAAGTTCTGAGTTTGTGGCTGCTGAACAAAGCCAAAAGAATTCATCAGAGGCAACTGGCCTTGCATTTGCTGAGTCTCATTAGGCCCTTGCTTAGACAAACTATTCTTAGACTGCTGGACGGCTACATTGGCATTCACAAGACCAAAATGCGCATTCATTCCAAAGTTGGAACTTTGAGGGCCCATCCCCTGAGAAACCTGGTATGAACAATAAGCAGAAACATACCTTAGCAAACTTTGCTGGCTAAAACAAACATCACATTACACATATGTGCATCCAATAACAGGAACAGGGTTCCTCTATAACACAGTTTACTCCAATCCACATTAACAATAATTATGTGCGGTACAATGTGTCAGACAGAAACATAGCAACAAGAAATAATGTAGTCATACAGCAACGCTGTAACTTAAGACAACATCCCTTAACAGTACACAGAGTTAGATGACGCTTTGCTTAGCTCAATGTTACATCTTTTCCTAGCATGCTACTAGCTACCGCGGCTCATCACAATCTATCAATGCTTCATCATCTTAAGATAAAGGAAGCATATCACATATGGGGTTCTCCAGTAAAACATACTGCACTCAATATATTAAGACGGTCTAAAGAGAAGACAACCAAAACACTATTTAGTAAGAAATTAAACCAACTTAAACACAATATGCTTTTGAAGTACAGCAAAACAGAATGCAGGAACCAATTGTATTCACCTGTGGATTAGCAGAAGCAGGAACATTGAAGTTCTGAGTTTGTGGCTGCTGAACAACACCAAAAGAGTTCATCACTGGAGACTGCCCTTGCAATTGCTGAGTCCCATTAGCCATTTGCTTAGACAAATTTCCATTCATCAACTGATGGGCAGTTCCACTTGCATTCGCATGACCCAAATGTGCATTATTCATGGCAATGTTCGAATTTTGAATTCCCATACCCTGAGACACCTGGTTTGGATACAAAGGAACACTCCCAGAAACAGCCTGAGCATAACTTGCCATTTGCATAGCCATTTGCATTTGCAAAAGCTGATTTATATTTTGCATTGGATTGGGCATACCCCCAAAACCAACATTCTGATTCAAGAATTGAGGTGGGTTAACAATATTTTGGGCCAAGAATTGACCTTTATGTTGAGAATTAGCATTATTCATCTGGTTCATTTGGTATGCCAAAAGCTGCCCAGGGGAGAAGTGggtatttgggttgttgtttgGAATTGCCATCTGAGACTGAATTTGCATATGGTTTGGCATAAAGCTTCCTGGGTTACCCATAACCTGATGAAATTTAATCAAAAGAACCAAAATCAAACATGTAAAATATAATCAACATAGAGATACAACATACAAGAGTAACATAAGACACCAAAAATCCGGATAGAAGAGGACCTGCAGGGGAGGTGAAGGAACAGTTCCATTGCACTGGAACTGAGAAGGATGCTGAGGCCGTGAATTTCTACCGGGTAACATGCTTCTTCGAAGAGCAAAAGATATTGCCTATGCATGTAATAACATAGTGAAGGAGACAAGGGGGGTTTAAGGTTCCAGTTTTCTAGGGTTTTAGAGTAAACGAAGGGCGCGCAGGctattttcttactttttttatttcttgaacGCATCTTCATATAAACTATAGGAGTAAAATTTAGGGTAAATTTCATAAATACATGTTAAAAGTGGTTTAATTTCCATCAAATGTgactaaaattttcatttacataaaaaaaatagttcgAAATTAGCTATACAGGTCATGAAAATTATTTCAACAAAATGGTCATAtagatattgta
This window encodes:
- the LOC129886361 gene encoding uncharacterized protein LOC129886361 isoform X1: MLPGRNSRPQHPSQFQCNGTVPSPPLQVMGNPGSFMPNHMQIQSQMAIPNNNPNTHFSPGQLLAYQMNQMNNANSQHKGQFLAQNIVNPPQFLNQNVGFGGMPNPMQNINQLLQMQMAMQMASYAQAVSGSVPLYPNQVSQGMGIQNSNIAMNNAHLGHANASGTAHQLMNGNLSKQMANGTQQLQGQSPVMNSFGVVQQPQTQNFNVPASANPQVSQGMGPQSSNFGMNAHFGLVNANVAVQQSKNSLSKQGPNETQQMQGQLPLMNSFGFVQQPQTQNFNAPASANTQVCQGMGPQISNFSMNAHLGLLNANGAVQQMPNVNQQLLGQLPLMNPFGFVQKPQTQNFNALASTNTQANPGCVTGINPSKGNQQNSYNSNFSRNQKHGVKKSKFGKGKFSTHNKSLEKGHHRNGEKKNIHTNSVKPEMEEKRSLLATYSEQEIRQWREERRKNYPSKANTDKQLTEKMVESEDSSCAAKLRRQQLKEILAKQAELGFEVAEIPSSYLSDTEKKVDGTEQKRPLNKKERFQKRFNKREKFSRNDRFSKRRRVGNTDSSNTCDQKGFPSGKQDVNRESVTQFTKNSRESTLLQKLLSSDIRRDKRRLLQVFRFMTLNSFFKDQPEKSLRFPRVLLKETGKEIEAAEEIYDAIDTTIEKSSSDDDNDKEDNFAELTQAVSKLQENRNSESEELQDEE
- the LOC129886361 gene encoding uncharacterized protein LOC129886361 isoform X2 translates to MLPGRNSRPQHPSQFQCNGTVPSPPLQVMGNPGSFMPNHMQIQSQMAIPNNNPNTHFSPGQLLAYQMNQMNNANSQHKGQFLAQNIVNPPQFLNQNVGFGGMPNPMQNINQLLQMQMAMQMASYAQAVSGSVPLYPNQVSQGMGIQNSNIAMNNAHLGHANASGTAHQLMNGNLSKQMANGTQQLQGQSPVMNSFGVVQQPQTQNFNVPASANPQVSQGMGPQSSNFGMNAHFGLVNANVAVQQSKNSLSKQGPNETQQMQGQLPLMNSFGFVQQPQTQNFNAPASANTQVCQGMGPQISNFSMNAHLGLLNANGAVQQMPNVNQQLLGQLPLMNPFGFVQKPQTQNFNALASTNTQANPGCVTGINPSKGNQQNSYNSNFSRNQKHGVKKSKFGKGKFSTHNKSLEKGHHRNGEKKNIHTNSVKPEMEEKRSLLATYSEQEIRQWREERRKNYPSKANTDKLTEKMVESEDSSCAAKLRRQQLKEILAKQAELGFEVAEIPSSYLSDTEKKVDGTEQKRPLNKKERFQKRFNKREKFSRNDRFSKRRRVGNTDSSNTCDQKGFPSGKQDVNRESVTQFTKNSRESTLLQKLLSSDIRRDKRRLLQVFRFMTLNSFFKDQPEKSLRFPRVLLKETGKEIEAAEEIYDAIDTTIEKSSSDDDNDKEDNFAELTQAVSKLQENRNSESEELQDEE